A single window of Meiothermus sp. DNA harbors:
- a CDS encoding MbnP family protein, protein MKAWLSLLPLFLAGALAAPVELKINLRIGDQPLRFGQTYQTPQGQRYQIELLKFYISEVALVRPDGGEVKTAGLALAEFKRDGPTQGVSVMKMDVPTGQYRGIRFNVGVPRELNHLDAGTQQMPLGVNSGMYWAWNPGYIFYRLEGLALLPEGNQRWVIHMGTDAFRIPVRLQDLQTRRVQINIPPSGGAITLNLDVSKAFQPGPGGAFVDWRKQSLRQLHGLSPETSLLMSVVYYHMQSAFSLAQ, encoded by the coding sequence ATGAAAGCGTGGCTTTCCCTTCTACCGCTATTCCTGGCCGGGGCCCTAGCGGCACCGGTTGAGCTCAAGATCAACCTGCGTATTGGCGACCAGCCGCTTCGCTTTGGCCAGACCTACCAGACCCCCCAGGGCCAGCGTTATCAGATTGAGCTGCTCAAGTTCTATATTTCGGAGGTAGCGCTGGTGCGCCCGGATGGCGGCGAGGTAAAGACGGCGGGTCTGGCGCTGGCCGAGTTTAAGCGCGACGGCCCCACCCAGGGCGTAAGTGTGATGAAAATGGACGTGCCGACGGGGCAGTACCGGGGTATTCGCTTCAATGTGGGGGTACCGCGCGAACTCAACCACCTCGACGCCGGCACCCAGCAGATGCCGCTGGGGGTGAACTCTGGTATGTACTGGGCCTGGAACCCCGGCTACATCTTTTACCGCCTCGAGGGCCTCGCGCTATTGCCGGAGGGCAACCAGAGGTGGGTCATCCACATGGGCACCGATGCCTTCCGTATCCCGGTGCGCCTGCAAGACCTCCAGACCCGGAGGGTGCAGATCAACATCCCCCCCAGTGGCGGCGCCATCACCCTCAACCTGGATGTGTCCAAAGCCTTCCAGCCGGGGCCGGGAGGGGCTTTTGTGGATTGGCGCAAGCAGTCGCTAAGGCAGTTGCACGGCCTCAGCCCCGAGACCAGCCTCTTGATGTCGGTGGTGTACTACCACATGCAGTCGGCTTTCTCGCTGGCACAATAG